One Oryza brachyantha chromosome 3, ObraRS2, whole genome shotgun sequence DNA segment encodes these proteins:
- the LOC102708504 gene encoding uncharacterized protein LOC102708504 — MPGVAADTAVAAAASGSGIWSRRRDEITLDRLQKFWNDLPPQARQELLKLDKQTLIEQARKNLYCSRCNGLLLESFTQIVMYGKTLQRDGSDINRLNTTGEPRIRQGEQEDPSVHPWGGLIATKDGILTLLDCFVNTKSLLALQNVFDNARAREREREMLYPDACGGSGRGWISQRIASYSRGYGTRETCALHTARLSCDTLVDFWSALSEETRLSLLRMKEEDFMERLMRRFESKRFCRDCRRNVIREFKELKELKRIRREPRCTSWFCVADTDFQCEVFEDAVIIDWRQTLSEADGSYHHFEWAIGTDEGQSDVFAFEDVGMNAQVHRDGINLDQFEDYFITLRAWKLDGSYTELGVKAHALKGQSCVHHRLVVGNGFVTITKGESIRSFFEHAEEAEEEDEDDAMDRDGADLDGDGLHPQKHAKSPELAREFLLDAAAVIFKEQVEKAFREGTARQNAHSVFVSLALELLEERVHVACKEIITLEKQNKLLEEEEKEKQDEQERRMRRRTKEREKKHRRKERLKEKDRDKGKQLLEPKSSDDTSSSTLRNSTSTNDESTNTPDSRDSASEEDNTTAVDLCSPDTFVDQTDCSEVNGQNNMDYCNTLTEFAPTNSSDLSTSGQSKSSRRNLRLRKDFPQDQSSCCYDECGNETGSAGHFQWQSKERTRHSARSCSSMFTTNNRTRDRHNYISFSCDPRDDYAINDNCSSSSAGSCRETKMARKTGVERPRVQYRRCYPLDNFIVSKESRTGNTQQKNVPKQVWEPMDTQKKNVLDNKNNVSGAVCNVDSPKLVEHDISECPNFDTGYEPPSQSSERSRGISETDQPCENNEKNQVTCCGGTIMVEQDRYSTKDGGSRHDEELMMNSASSDGSSSCTSEADRESSTSSVTSLSAQHQESSSSDSEESPERVNSITEAPSTKTVSRSLLEACAVKGFREYQPKAMRRPHDDILGLNIPPFQDQLMHHQGMHVPPHSSATMGIHNHSWVAPASGYLQYNQRHFYSNPLGFGVPGKQSPDFPGQYSKVHHYPAPAFSYTPQEPIQKSTSNFRVVHPSPTYPNGLHQNGGRPHGDLTLNRHPSKTKPLDLKDAPEENKNSLEGSASSFSLFQFNLPIAPPAPPSSKDDKSGESAAAARTPLAQVQVQPCSREQTNVKEYNLFCSKNGSMFSFISR; from the exons GCAAGGGGAACAAGAAGACCCATCAGTTCATCCATGGGGAGGCCTCATAGCAACAAAGGATGGCATCCTTACACTTCTTGACTGCTTTGTAAATACAAAGTCATTGCTTGCCCTTCAGAAT GTGTTTGACAACGCACGGGCAAGAGAAAGGGAAAGAGAGATGCTTTATCCTGATGCATGTGGTGGCAGTGGTCGAGGATGGATTAGCCAACGAATAGCTAGTTATAGCAGGGGGTATGGAACACGAGAAACTTGTGCTCTGCATACTGCCCGCCTTTCATGTGATACACTGGTGGATTTCTGGTCAGCATTGAGTGAAGAAACTAGATTATCTCTTCTGCGCATGAAGGAGGAGGATTTCATGGAAAGACTGATGCGTAG GTTTGAGAGCAAGAGATTCTGCCGAGATTGCCGAAGGAATGTTATCCGTGAATTCAAGGAACTGAAAGAACTGAAACGCATTCGGAGGGAACCTCGCTGCACCAGTTGGTTCTGTGTTGCAGACACTGATTTCCAGTGTGAG GTGTTTGAGGATGCTGTCATAATTGATTGGCGCCAAACTTTATCAGAGGCTGATGGATCTTATCATCATTTTGAATGGGCCATTGGGACAGATGAAGGACAATCTGATGTTTTTGCCTTCGAAGATGTTGGGATGAATGCTCAAGTCCACAGAGATGGTATTAATCTTGATCAGTTTGAAGACTATTTCATAACTTTGAGAGCTTGGAAGCTTGATGGCAGCTACACAGAGCTGGGTGTTAAAGCACACGCCTTGAAGGGCCAATCATGTGTTCACCACAGACTGGTGGTAGGAAATGGTTTTGTGACAATTACAAAGGGTGAAAGTATCAGAAGTTTCTTTGAGCATGCTGAAGAGGCTGAGGAGGAGGAC GAAGATGATGCCATGGACAGGGATGGAGCTGATCTTGATGGCGATGGCTTACATCCACAGAAGCATGCTAAAAGTCCTGAACTAGCAAGAGAATTTCTGTTAGATGCTGCTGCAGTGATATTTAAAGAACAG GTCGAGAAGGCATTCAGAGAAGGTACAGCTCGGCAAAATGCACACAGTGTTTTTGTGTCTCTTGCATTAGAACTTTTGGAAGAGCGAGTCCATGTAGCATGCAAAGAAATTATTACGTTGGAAAAGCAG AACAAGCTTcttgaggaagaagagaaagaaaaacaagatgaACAAGAGCGTAGGATGAGGAGGAgaacaaaagagagagagaagaagcacaggaggaaagagaggctaaaagaaaaggacagGGATAAAGGGAAGCAACTTCTTGAGCCAAAATCATCAGATGATACTTCATCTTCAACTCTCAGAAACTCAACATCTACTAATGATGAATCAACCAATACTCCTGACTCTAGAGATTCAGCTAGTGAAGAAGATAATACCACAGCTGTGGATCTTTGCTCCCCTGACACCTTTGTTGATCAAACTGATTGCAGCGAGGTTAATGGGCAAAATAATATGGACTACTGCAATACATTGACAGAATTTGCTCCAACAAATAGCAGTGACCTTTCCACATCTGGGCAATCAAAATCATCTAGACGGAATCTGAGATTGAGAAAGGATTTCCCTCAAGATCAGTCATCTTGTTGCTATGATGAATGCGGAAATGAAACTGGAAGCGCTGGTCATTTTCAGTGGCAATCAAAGGAAAGGACAAGACATAGTGCCCGAAGTTGTAGCTCAATGTTTACTACAAATAACAGAACAAGGGATAGACACAACTATATTTCCTTCAGCTGTGACCCTCGTGATGACTACGCAATAAATGACAACTGTTCTTCATCATCAGCTGGATCATGTAGGGAGACGAAGATGGCAAGAAAAACAGGAGTCGAGAGACCTAGGGTGCAGTACCGCAGGTGCTATCCATTGGACAATTTTATTGTGTCGAAAGAAAGCCGTACTGGTAATACACAGCAGAAAAATGTTCCAAAGCAAGTATGGGAGCCAATGGATACTCAAAAGAAGAATGTTTtagacaacaaaaataatgtgTCAGGAGCAGTTTGCAACGTCGATTCACCCAAATTAGTGGAGCATGATATCAGTGAATGTCCAAATTTTGACACCGGATATGAACCACCAAGTCAATCTTCTGAAAGATCCAGGGGTATTTCAGAAACAGACCAGCCATGTGAAAACAATGAGAAAAACCAAGTTACTTGTTGTGGTGGAACTATTATGGTGGAGCAAGACCGCTACTCGACAAAAGATGGAGGTTCTAGgcatgatgaagagctaatgATGAACTCTGCCAGTTCTGATGGCTCATCTTCATGTACGAGTGAAGCAGATAGAGAAAGCAGCACAAGTAGTGTGACTTCTTTGAGCGCTCAACATCAAGAATCATCGTCATCCGACTCTGAGGAATCTCCAGAAAGAGTTAATAGCATCACGGAAGCTCCGTCAACAAAGACCGTTTCACGGTCTTTACTTGAGGCTTGTGCAGTAAAAGGTTTCAGAGAGTACCAACCAAAAGCCATGCGCCGGCCTCACGATGACATATTGGGACTCAACATACCCCCTTTCCAAGATCAGCTGATGCATCACCAAGGCATGCATGTACCTCCACATTCTTCAGCCACAATGGGAATCCACAACCATTCCTGGGTAGCTCCAGCAAGTGGATACTTACAGTACAACCAGAGGCACTTCTATTCCAATCCACTCGGATTTGGAGTACCTGGAAAGCAGTCTCCTGATTTCCCAGGGCAGTACAGCAAAGTTCATCACTACCCAGCTCCTGCTTTTAGTTATACGCCTCAGGAGCCAATTCAGAAGTCCACGTCAAACTTTAGAGTCGTGCATCCATCGCCAACTTACCCAAATGGATTGCATCAAAATGGTGGCCGTCCTCATGGAGACCTGACTCTAAACAGGCATCCTTCTAAGACTAAGCCGCTGGACCTGAAGGATGCACCAGAAGAGAATAAGAACTCGCTCGAGGGAAGTGCATCATCCTTCTCGTTGTTCCAGTTCAACCTGCCAATAGCTCCGCCTGCCCCACCATCATCCAAAGATGACAAGAGTGGAGagtcagctgcagctgcaagaACACCATTGGCTCAGGTTCAAGTTCAGCCTTGCTCGAGGGAGCAAACTAATGTCAAGGAATATAATCTGTTTTGCTCAAAAAATGGCAGTATGTTTTCATTTATATCGAGATAA
- the LOC102710289 gene encoding uncharacterized protein LOC102710289 — protein sequence MASVSLSLALSPLLLPAPRPRRQSRPINPGIPRRLRLSLAHGAPSRFAGPVAAAPDGVAIADVVEKDWSFLDAAAAGGGLLRALAAGELSPASRVLAVTPAPSFVAALLSGTPCQLLVAAHESLYVLAGIKEGHDEVRCFHLEGGGGGRGGGVVEAVPERFNAFDAVFVCYLPGMGVSVAALLKSLVKRCSKGGRVVIFLDQGRQNLELHRREYPEVVTADLPTRSSLEKATAGSKFEIVEFVDEPALYLAVLEFQG from the exons ATGGCCTCCGTCTCCCTCTCGTTGGCGCtctcccctcttctcctcccaGCCCCGCGTCCCCGACGCCAGTCGCGACCCATCAACCCTGGGATTCCTAGGCGCCTACGGCTCAGCCTTGCGCACGGCGCACCTTCCCGTTTCGCTGGCCCGGTAGCCGCAGCCCCGGACGGCGTAGCCATCGCGGACGTGGTGGAGAAGGACTGGTCCTTCCTTGATGCGGCCGCGGCGGGTGGAGGCCTCCTACGCGCGCTCGCGGCGGGGGAGCTCTCCCCCGCGTCGCGCGTGCTGGCCGTGACGCCCGCGCCGTCCTTCGTGGCCGCGCTCCTCTCGGGGACCCCCTGCCAGCTCCTGGTGGCCGCGCACGAGTCCCTGTACGTGCTGGCGGGGATCAAGGAGGGGCACGACGAGGTGAGGTGCTTCCACttggagggagggggaggcggcagGGGAGGCGGAGTGGTGGAGGCCGTGCCGGAGAGGTTCAACGCGTTCGACGCGGTGTTCGTCTGCTACCTCCCCGGAATGGGTGTCTCGGTCGCCGCGCTGCTCAAATCGCTGGTCAAGAGATGCTCCAAAG GTGGAAGAGTTGTCATCTTCTTGGATCAAGGACGGCAGAATTTGGAGCTACATCGCAGGGAATATCCTGAAGTTGTAACGGCTGATTTGCCTACTAGGTCTTCTCTGGAGAAGGCTACAGCCGGTAGCAAATTTGAAATAGTAGAGTTTGTTGATGAGCCTGCTTTGTATCTTGCTGTTTTGGAGTTTCAAGGATGA
- the LOC102710575 gene encoding proline-rich receptor-like protein kinase PERK4, whose protein sequence is MDDSPLNNLFDGDGMDSPTTADSSSSTESPPSSTSTSSSPPSSSPPSSPPPSTQSPPPTNSSGSPSSPPSPPQSAPPAGAGGSPPLQGSPPATKAVPSPPAPKHSGDGGSSSGSGSSKGGGVSSSRGESESSSNGATPMAGVVAGIVIGVLAFGLLLAIVSCVCCAKKKKKRPPHMHMPYYTDEKGNVYYANSMPKWQNSVDHGGGWHPQYSPGQPPTSGEMSGSHGTGPLPPPSPGMTLGFSKSSFSYDELASATGGFSSANLLGQGGFGYVYKGVLPGSGKEVAVKQLKSGSGQGEREFQAEVEIISRVHHRHLVSLVGYCIAGSSQRLLVYEFVPNDTLEHHLHGKGVPVMDWPARLAIALGSAKGLAYLHEDCHPRIIHRDIKAANILLDENFEAKVADFGLAKLTTDTNTHVSTRVMGTFGYLAPEYASSGKLTDKSDVFSFGVMLLELITGRRPVDPTNYMEDSLVDWARPLLARALSEGGSFDELVDQRLDNRLDGSELERMAACAAAAVRHSAKRRPKMKQIVRALEGDASLDDLNEGVKPGQSMMFSGGTDYDSGNYASNISKFRKVAFESSIEDSSEYGTQSSADSGERARRQQQR, encoded by the exons ATGGACGATTCCCCGCTAAATAACCTGTTTGATGGAGATGGAATGGATTCACCGACAACCGCGGATAGCTCTAGCTCCACGGAATCACCGCCGAGCTCCACGTCCAcgtcgtcgtccccgccgtcgtcgtcgcctccttcCAGCCCGCCACCGTCCACGCAGTCGCCCCCACCGACCAATTCCTCGGGCTCTCCATCGTCGCCACCTTCCCCTCCGCAGTCGGCGCCACCAGCAGGTGCCGGCGGGTCCCCCCCGTTGCAAGGCTCGCCGCCAGCGACGAAGGCCGTCCCGTCCCCGCCGGCTCCGAAGCatagcggcgacggtggctcCTCCTCGGGGAGCGGGAGCTCCAAGGGAGGAGGCGTCTCGAGTAGCCGTGGCGAGAGCGAAAGCAGCAGCAACGGCGCAACGCCAATGGCCGGCGTTGTCGCCGGCATTGTGATCGGGGTCCTGGCCTTCGGCCTGCTGCTGGCCATCGTCTCGTGCGTGTGCTGCgccaagaaaaagaagaagaggccGCCGCATATGCACATGCCGTACTACACCGACGAGAAAG GGAACGTGTACTACGCAAACAGCATGCCCAAGTGGCAGAACAGCGTggaccacggcggcggctggcacCCGCAGTACTCGCCGGGCCAGCCGCCGACGAGCGGGGAGATGAGCGGATCACACGGGACggggccgctgccgccgccatcaccggGCATGACGCTGGGGTTCTCGAAGAGCTCCTTCTCGTACGACGAgctggcgtcggcgacgggcggGTTCTCGTCGGCGAACCTGCTGGGGCAGGGCGGGTTCGGCTACGTGTACAAGGGCGTGCTCCCGGGCAGCGGCAAGGAGGTCGCCGTGAAGCAGCTCAAGTCCGGAAGCGGGCAAGGCGAGCGCGAGTTCCAGGCCGAGGTGGAGATCATCAGCCGcgtccaccaccgccacctcgtCTCCCTCGTCGGCTACTGCATCGCCGGCTCGTCCCAGCGCCTCCTCGTCTACGAGTTCGTCCCCAACGACACCCTCGAGCACCACCTCCACG GGAAGGGCGTGCCGGTGATGGACTGGCCGGCGAGGCTCGCCATCGCGCTCGGCTCAGCCAAGGGCCTCGCTTATCTGCACGAAGATT GCCATCCTAGGATCATCCACCGTGACATCAAGGCGGCTAACATCCTCTTGGACGAGAATTTCGAGGCTAAG GTTGCGGATTTCGGGCTTGCCAAGTTGACCACGGACACCAACACGCATGTCTCCACGCGCGTCATGGGAACTTTCGG GTATCTGGCTCCAGAGTACGCGTCGAGCGGCAAGCTGACGGACAAGTCAGACGTGTTCTCGTTCGGCGTCATGCTGCTCGAGCTGATCACTGGCCGGCGACCGGTCGACCCAACCAACTACATGGAGGACAGCTTGGTCGACTGG GCGAGGCCCCTCTTGGCGCGCGCGTTATCGGAGGGCGGCAGCTTCGACGAGCTGGTTGACCAGCGCCTGGACAACAGGCTCGACGGTTCGGAGCTGGAGCGCAtggccgcctgcgccgccgccgccgtccgccactCCGCCAAGCGCCGCCCCAAGATGAAGCAG ATTGTCCGTGCGCTGGAGGGCGACGCGTCGCTGGACGACCTGAACGAAGGGGTGAAGCCCGGGCAGAGCATGATGTTCAGCGGGGGGACGGATTACGACTCCGGCAACTACGCCTCCAACATTAGCAAGTTCAGGAAGGTGGCTTTCGAGAGCAGCATCGAGGACAGCAGCGAGTACGGGACCCAGTCCAGCGCCGACTCCGGGGAGCGAGCCCGGCGGCAACAGCAGCGCTAG
- the LOC102708780 gene encoding coatomer subunit gamma-1, whose protein sequence is MPRSLAGDLTDPEMAQPYMKKDDDDEEVEYSPFFGIEKGAVLQEARAFHDPQLDARRCSQVITKLLYLLNQGETFTKVEATEVFFAVTKLFQSKDAGLRRLVYLMIKELSPSSDEVIIVTSSLMKDMNSKTDMYRANAIRVLCRIIDGTLLTQIERYLKQAIVDKNPVVASAALVSGIHLLQANPEIVKRWSNEVQEAVQSRAALVQFHGLALLHQIRQNDRLAVSKMVSGLTKGAVRSPLAQCLLIRYTSQVIRESSVNTQTSDRPFFDYLESCLRHKSEMVILEAARKITEMDVTSRELAPAIAVLQLFLSSSKPVLRFAAVRTLNKVAMTRPLAVTNCNVDLESLMSDQNRSIATLAITTLLKTGNESSVDRLMKQITNFMSDIADEFKIVVVEAIRSLCLKFPLKYRSMMNFLSNSLREEGGFEYKKAIVDSIVTLISEIPDAKEIGLLYLCEFIEDCEFTYLSSQILHLLGNEGPRTSDPSRYIRYIYNRVILENATVRASAVSTLAKFGALVDALKPRIFVLLRRCLFDIDDEVRDRATLYIQTLGGEVAVGNTEKDVKEFLFGSFDVPLANLEASLKTYEPSEEPFDISLVSREVKSQSLQDKKAPGKKPPVSTPAPAPVPVVDAYQKILSSIPEFSGFGKLFKSSEPVELTEAETEYAVNVVKHIYGSHVVLQYNCTNTIPEQLLENVIVYVDATDAEEFSEVCSKPLRSLPYDSPGQIFVAFEKPEHVPATGKFSNVLKFIAREVDTSTGEVDEDGVEDEYQIEDLEIVSADYMLRVAVSNFRNAWENMDPESERVDEYGLGARESLAEAVSAVISILGMQPCEGTEAVPKNARSHTCLLSGVFVGDVKVLVRLSFGLSGPKEVAMKLAVRSDDPEVSDKIHEIVASG, encoded by the exons ATGCCTCGCTCCCTCGCCGGTGACCTCACCGACCCGGAGATGGCGCAGCCCTACATGAAGAaggacgacgatgacgaagAAG TTGAGTACTCACCATTTTTTGGGATTGAGAAGGGAGCCGTTCTGCAGGAGGCAAGGGCTTTCCATGATCCTCAGCTTGACGCCAGAAGGTGCTCGCAA GTCATCACTAAGCTATTATATTTACTTAACCAAGGGGAGACATTCACGAAG GTGGAGGCCACGGAAGTTTTCTTTGCAGTAACGAAGCTGTTCCAGTCCAAGGATGCTGGTCTTAGGCGGCTGGTGTATTTAATGATCAAAGAGCTTTCACCATCATCAGATGAG GTTATCATAGTCACAAGCTCATTAATGAAAGATATGAACAGCAAGACGGATATGTACCGTGCAAACGCTATTAGAGTTCTTTGCAGAATTATTGATGGTACCCTCCTTACTCAAATCGAGAGATACTTGAAACAAGCTATTGTTGATAAAAATCCTGTGGTTGCTAGCGCTGCTCTTGTTAGTGGCATCCACCTGCTTCAG GCAAATCCTGAAATTGTGAAAAGATGGAGCAATGAAGTGCAGGAAGCTGTTCAATCAAGAGCTGCACTTGTGCAATTTCATGGCCTTGCTCTTCTTCACCAg ATCAGACAGAATGATCGTTTAGCTGTTAGCAAGATGGTTTCTGGCTTGACTAAGGGGGCGGTCCGCTCACCTCTTGCACAATGTCTTCTGATTCGTTACACGAGCCAG GTAATACGTGAGTCAAGCGTGAACACACAGACCAGTGATCGCCCATTTTTTGATTATCTGGAATCATGTTTGAGACATAAATCAGAAATGGTGATTCTAGAGGCTGCACGGAAAATAACTGAGATGGATGTGACAAGTCGTGAATTAGCACCAGCCATTGCGGTTCTACAGTTATTTTTGAGTTCATCCAAACCTGTCCTTCGATTTGCTGCTGTCCGAACACTCAACAAG GTTGCTATGACACGCCCTTTGGCAGTGACAAACTGCAATGTGGACTTGGAAAGTCTCATGTCAGACCAGAATAGGAGTATAGCAACCCTGGCAATCACTACACTTCTTAAAACGGGCAATGAATCTAGCGTGGACCGCCTCATGAAACAGATTACCAATTTCATGTCAGACATAGCAGATGAATTCAAGATAGTTGTTGTTGAAGCTATACGATCTTTATGCCTTAAGTTCCCCCTGAAGTATCGTTCAAT gaTGAACTTTTTGAGTAACAGTTTGAGAGAAGAAGGGGGTTTTGAGTATAAAAAGGCCATCGTTGATTCAATAGTAACTCTTATCAGTGAGATACCAGATGCTAAAGAAATCGGTCTTTTGTATCTCTGTGAGTTCATTGAAGACTGTGAATTCACATATCTTTCCAGTCAG ATATTGCACCTTTTGGGGAATGAAGGGCCAAGGACATCAGATCCAAGCAGATATATACGTTACATCTACAATCGTGTGATACTGGAAAATGCCACTGTTCGTGCTAGTGCTGTCAGTACATTGGCAAAGTTTGGTGCCTTAGTTGATGCCTTGAAG CCTCGGATCTTTGTTCTTTTGCGCCGTTGCCTGTTTGACATTGATGATGAG GTTCGTGATCGTGCTACACTTTATATCCAAACTCTTGGTGGTGAAGTTGCTGTAGGTAACACTGAGAAGGATGTGAAGGAATTCCTATTTGGATCGTTTGATGTGCCACTTGCCAACTTGGAAGCAAGTCTTAAAACCTAT GAACCCTCTGAGGAGCCTTTTGATATTTCTTTGGTTTCAAGAGAAGTCAAATCACAGTCACTTCAAGACAAAAAGGCCCCTGGAAAGAAGCCACCTGTTAGTACACCTGCCCCTGCACCTGTTCCGGTTGTTGATGCTTATCAGAAGATACTCTCGTCCATTCCTGAGTTCTCTGGGTTTGGAAAACTCTTCAAG TCCTCAGAACCTGTGGAGCTGACAGAGGCAGAGACTGAATATGCGGTTAATGTGGTTAAGCACATATATGGAAGCCATGTTGTGTTGCAGTATAACTGTACAAACACTATACCCGAACAACTGCTAGAAAAT GTGATTGTTTATGTTGATGCCACTGATGCTGAGGAGTTTTCAGAAGTTTGTTCAAAGCCTCTTAGAAGTTTGCCTTATGATTCCCCTGGGCAAATTTTCGTTGCTTTTGAAAAGCCAGAACATGTTCCTGCTActggaaaattttcaaatgtgCTGAAGTTCATTGCTAGAGAG GTTGACACATCTACTGGGGAAGTTGATGAAGATGGTGTGGAGGATGAATACCAGATAGAAGACCTTGAAATTGTTTCGGCTGATTACATGCTGAGGGTTGCAGTGTCCAACTTTAGGAATGCCTGGGAAAATATGGACCCAGAAAGCGAGCGTGTCGATGAGTATGGACTTGGTGCTAGAGAGAGCTTGGCTGAAGCTGTGAGTGCTGTTATTAGTATCCTTGGTATGCAGCCATGTGAG GGCACTGAGGCTGTACCAAAGAATGCAAGATCACACACTTGCCTGCTGTCTGGAGTGTTTGTCGGCGACGTCAAGGTTCTGGTCAGGCTATCATTTGGACTGAGCGGGCCTAAGGAAGTGGCGATGAAGCTTGCCGTCAGGTCAGATGATCCCGAAGTCAGTGACAAGATCCACGAGATTGTTGCCAGCGGCTAG